One Leifsonia shinshuensis DNA window includes the following coding sequences:
- a CDS encoding MutS-related protein, protein MEENRAQLTSILFPAAGPAGTDAASMELARTQPDCFPDLALDLVIERLVGTDDYELRPFYWTPLTTLEQVEFRHAVLADLAHERVQQSGRAFAEGMRELRTQLALVDKLRYVLQRQRVFLDAVTHYVTLTGNLARGLMDAPLESAGMLVFQDHLDRYVASEGFTRLAEDAERVAEQLDEVEYEFLIDGNSVTVIPYGGETDFSADVAATFAKFRQSDVGTHRTKFIDTVDMNHVEAGILGLVADVFPEPFAALAEFCNEHATFQSATLARFDRELQFYFTYQDYLAHASGNRLPVCVPRVVDERESNVTGGYDLALAFKRQTDATPLVTNDFQLRRGEQFLVVTGANQGGKTTFARSFGQLHYLAALGLPVPARRAVLPLFDRLYTHFERQEDLTNLAGKLEDDLVRAHAIISSADDRSIVIMNETFTSTTAQDALELGERILRTLIDEGAMGVYVTFIDELTALGPETVSMVAEVDPDDVTRRTFHIERRPADGLAHATALADRYGLSTARITERIAS, encoded by the coding sequence GTGGAAGAGAACCGCGCACAACTGACGAGCATCCTGTTTCCGGCCGCCGGCCCAGCCGGCACCGACGCCGCCTCCATGGAGTTGGCAAGAACGCAACCGGACTGCTTCCCCGACCTTGCCCTCGATCTGGTGATCGAACGCTTGGTCGGCACGGACGACTACGAGCTGCGGCCGTTCTACTGGACGCCGCTGACCACGTTGGAGCAGGTGGAGTTCCGTCATGCGGTGCTCGCCGACCTGGCGCACGAGCGCGTGCAGCAGAGTGGGCGGGCCTTCGCCGAGGGCATGCGGGAACTGCGCACCCAGCTCGCCCTGGTCGACAAACTGCGATACGTGCTGCAACGACAACGGGTGTTCCTGGACGCCGTCACTCACTATGTGACCCTAACCGGCAACCTCGCCCGCGGGCTCATGGACGCACCGCTCGAGTCGGCGGGAATGCTGGTGTTCCAGGACCATCTGGATCGCTACGTCGCCTCGGAGGGATTCACTCGGTTGGCGGAGGACGCCGAACGTGTGGCCGAACAGCTGGACGAGGTCGAGTACGAGTTCCTCATCGACGGCAACAGCGTCACCGTGATCCCATACGGCGGCGAGACGGACTTCAGCGCCGACGTCGCTGCGACCTTCGCGAAGTTCCGGCAGTCCGACGTCGGAACGCACCGGACGAAGTTCATCGACACGGTCGACATGAACCATGTCGAGGCGGGCATCCTGGGCCTGGTGGCTGACGTGTTCCCGGAGCCATTCGCGGCGTTGGCCGAGTTCTGCAATGAGCACGCGACGTTCCAGTCCGCGACGCTCGCCCGGTTCGACCGTGAGCTGCAGTTCTACTTCACCTACCAGGACTACCTGGCCCACGCCTCAGGCAACAGACTGCCGGTCTGCGTGCCCCGTGTCGTCGACGAACGCGAAAGCAACGTCACCGGCGGCTACGACCTCGCGCTGGCATTTAAGCGACAGACGGACGCGACGCCGCTGGTCACCAACGATTTCCAGCTCCGGCGCGGGGAGCAGTTCCTCGTAGTCACCGGCGCCAACCAGGGCGGCAAGACCACGTTCGCACGGTCCTTCGGGCAGCTGCACTACCTCGCCGCACTCGGGCTCCCCGTCCCGGCGCGCCGGGCGGTCCTCCCGCTGTTCGACCGGCTCTACACTCACTTCGAACGGCAGGAAGATCTCACCAACCTGGCCGGCAAACTCGAGGACGACCTGGTGCGGGCGCACGCGATCATCTCCTCGGCTGACGATCGCAGCATCGTGATCATGAACGAGACGTTCACCTCGACCACCGCCCAGGACGCGCTCGAGCTCGGCGAGAGGATCCTCCGCACGTTGATCGATGAGGGCGCGATGGGCGTCTACGTGACGTTCATTGACGAGCTGACCGCCCTCGGTCCGGAGACGGTCAGCATGGTCGCCGAGGTCGACCCGGACGACGTGACCCGGCGCACCTTCCACATCGAACGGCGGCCCGCCGACGGCCTGGCACACGCGACCGCCCTCGCTGACCGCTACGGACTGTCCACCGCCCGGATCACCGAACGGATCGCATCATGA
- a CDS encoding universal stress protein encodes MSDPHTPDQNRSVILVGVEHGLADAVLLEAAHIARDLDCELICAHVDLGRYTVDENPDGSVHSLPFDPDLPELDEDVFDTELAAHIEKTLAKTGVNWSKRELAGDPAHALGHLAETLNARMIVVGTHEAGLRSGLREFFRSSVAVHLAHRQHRPVLVVPLSPVTDGRALPWE; translated from the coding sequence ATGTCCGATCCCCACACCCCGGACCAGAACCGCTCCGTCATCCTCGTAGGTGTCGAACACGGGTTGGCCGACGCCGTCCTGCTGGAAGCAGCCCATATCGCCCGAGACCTGGACTGCGAACTCATCTGCGCCCACGTCGACCTCGGCCGATATACGGTCGACGAGAACCCGGACGGATCGGTGCATTCGCTCCCCTTCGACCCCGACCTCCCGGAACTCGATGAGGACGTATTCGACACCGAACTCGCCGCACACATCGAGAAGACCCTCGCAAAGACCGGCGTCAACTGGAGCAAGCGCGAACTCGCCGGCGACCCCGCCCATGCGCTCGGACATCTCGCCGAGACGCTGAACGCCCGCATGATCGTCGTCGGCACCCACGAAGCCGGCCTGCGCTCGGGCCTTCGCGAATTCTTCCGCTCCTCTGTCGCTGTCCACCTCGCGCACCGACAGCACCGGCCGGTGCTGGTCGTCCCCCTGTCGCCGGTGACCGACGGCCGGGCGCTGCCGTGGGAGTGA
- a CDS encoding 2,3-bisphosphoglycerate-dependent phosphoglycerate mutase, which translates to MTRLYEVYLLRHGESTANAQGLFTGVLNPPLTERGRIEARDAGLLLQAAGIRPVSIFASALERTIATALIVKDVLGLDADLRIEWRLNERNYGALTGQSKTAVARRYGVSQFLTWRRSFLTAPPPMSAEQLEAIRSEEPFRSLPQAALTPTESLHDVGRRILPFVAEQLYHALVEESPVIVVGHGNSLRALCMIIEGLTPRQVEQLAIPTGQPLRYRFDLRSGTPALVARDYLDPDAAVEATELLNRQGGT; encoded by the coding sequence GTGACACGGCTCTACGAGGTCTACCTGCTTCGGCACGGTGAGAGCACCGCGAACGCGCAAGGACTTTTCACCGGTGTGCTCAACCCGCCGTTGACCGAGCGTGGGCGTATTGAAGCGCGAGACGCCGGACTGTTGCTGCAAGCGGCGGGCATCAGGCCTGTATCGATCTTCGCGTCGGCGCTCGAGCGGACCATCGCCACGGCACTCATCGTCAAGGATGTCCTCGGCCTTGACGCGGACCTGCGCATCGAGTGGCGGTTGAACGAACGCAACTACGGTGCGCTTACGGGCCAGTCCAAGACAGCGGTCGCTCGCCGCTATGGAGTGAGCCAATTCCTCACCTGGCGACGCTCGTTCCTCACCGCGCCGCCACCGATGAGCGCCGAACAGCTCGAGGCGATCCGGTCCGAAGAGCCCTTCCGGTCACTCCCGCAGGCCGCTCTGACCCCGACGGAGTCGCTCCATGACGTCGGACGGCGGATCCTGCCCTTCGTCGCCGAGCAGCTGTATCACGCGCTGGTCGAAGAATCGCCGGTGATCGTGGTCGGTCATGGGAACTCGCTTCGCGCCCTGTGCATGATCATCGAGGGCCTCACCCCGCGGCAGGTCGAGCAGCTGGCGATTCCGACCGGTCAGCCCTTGCGGTATCGTTTCGATCTCCGGTCCGGAACGCCCGCTCTCGTAGCACGCGACTACCTCGACCCCGACGCCGCTGTCGAAGCCACCGAACTCCTCAACCGGCAAGGGGGCACCTAG
- a CDS encoding fluoride efflux transporter FluC codes for MNPDPNDTLPIDSDIEVDDTRTRTPRPVHLRWRYIGLVFAGGAIGTAVRYLLSLSIPAWNGLPVATFGINVTGAFLLGWLLETLSRGGPDEGRRRAIRLFAGTGIMGGYTTYSSFAVDTDGLIATAHLGDSILYALATVLVGAAASVGGIALGAAIHRARARKERAR; via the coding sequence ATGAACCCAGACCCCAACGACACTCTCCCCATCGACTCAGACATCGAAGTCGATGACACGCGCACCCGCACACCGCGGCCCGTCCACCTGCGCTGGCGCTACATCGGGCTGGTCTTCGCCGGCGGAGCCATTGGCACGGCCGTTCGCTACCTGTTGTCGTTGAGCATCCCTGCTTGGAACGGCCTGCCGGTCGCGACGTTCGGCATCAATGTCACCGGGGCGTTCTTGCTCGGCTGGCTTCTTGAGACCCTGTCCCGCGGCGGACCAGACGAGGGCAGGCGCAGAGCCATCCGTCTCTTCGCCGGAACCGGGATCATGGGGGGCTACACGACGTACAGTTCGTTTGCGGTCGACACCGACGGGCTCATCGCTACCGCGCACCTCGGCGACAGCATCCTCTACGCCTTGGCCACCGTGCTCGTCGGCGCCGCCGCATCGGTCGGAGGCATCGCGCTCGGCGCAGCCATCCACCGAGCCCGTGCGCGGAAGGAGCGCGCGCGATGA
- the crcB gene encoding fluoride efflux transporter CrcB gives MIGLLVLGVALAGGLGATCRLVLDGILKARVRVAYPLGTTVINITGSFLLGLVTGLAVTHLLPPEWRAIIGVGFIGGYTTFSTASFETVRLAQEGRYAAAVSNGFGMLAGALLAAGLGLWLGGMF, from the coding sequence ATGATCGGTCTGCTCGTTCTCGGGGTCGCCCTCGCCGGCGGCCTCGGCGCCACCTGCCGCCTCGTCCTCGACGGAATCCTGAAGGCACGCGTGCGCGTCGCGTACCCGCTCGGCACCACCGTGATCAACATCACCGGCTCTTTCCTGCTCGGCCTGGTGACCGGCCTCGCGGTCACCCACCTCCTCCCACCGGAGTGGCGGGCGATCATCGGGGTCGGCTTCATCGGCGGCTACACCACCTTCAGCACCGCCAGCTTCGAGACAGTCCGGCTCGCCCAGGAAGGCCGCTACGCGGCCGCGGTCTCCAACGGCTTCGGGATGCTCGCAGGCGCCCTCTTGGCCGCCGGTCTGGGGCTCTGGCTCGGCGGCATGTTCTGA
- the eno gene encoding phosphopyruvate hydratase, producing MHAHGYTGHIDPAHQGHYVSHPEGHPVVIDQVTARQILDSRGYPTVAVALHLEGGTTVEASAPAGASTGVFEAVELRDDGPSYSGRSVHKAVTSVTDEISPALVGKHWRTIRDLDTAMRELDGTDNLARLGANAVVAVSIAASRAFAHAAEVPLHVWLARVTDSAERMPVPHFNVLNGGAHAANPLEFQEFMIAPVGAVDEAAAVEAGAEIYHALAARVKARFHTAGLGDEGGFAPDIASPEDAMDLLVQAIQDAGYTPGVDEVAIAIDPAANGFYEREGQYKIAGRLIGRDQLVDYYVKLLDQYPLRSIEDGFAEDDHAGWKLLFDAVGDRTQLVGDDLYVTDMRRIADGARNHYSNAALIKPNQIGTVSATLDAIETARRLGMASMVSHRSGETTDTFIADLVVGTGVGQIKTGAPARGERVAKYNRLLEIADENPGLPYGLALASAEELAAIEH from the coding sequence ATGCACGCCCACGGCTACACCGGTCACATCGACCCTGCCCACCAGGGCCACTATGTGAGCCACCCCGAAGGCCACCCCGTCGTGATCGACCAGGTGACAGCCCGCCAAATCCTCGACTCCCGCGGCTATCCGACCGTCGCTGTCGCCCTGCACCTCGAGGGCGGCACCACCGTCGAAGCCTCGGCACCCGCCGGCGCATCCACCGGCGTGTTCGAGGCGGTCGAACTGCGGGACGACGGCCCGTCGTACTCCGGCCGCAGCGTCCACAAGGCCGTTACCTCGGTCACTGACGAGATCTCGCCCGCGCTTGTGGGCAAGCACTGGCGGACCATTCGCGACCTCGACACCGCCATGCGGGAACTCGACGGCACCGACAACCTCGCCCGCCTCGGCGCAAACGCCGTCGTCGCGGTCTCGATCGCCGCCTCCCGAGCCTTCGCCCACGCCGCCGAAGTGCCGCTGCACGTCTGGCTGGCGCGCGTGACCGACAGCGCCGAACGGATGCCCGTCCCGCACTTCAACGTGCTCAACGGCGGCGCTCACGCTGCGAACCCCCTCGAGTTCCAGGAATTCATGATCGCCCCGGTCGGCGCCGTCGACGAAGCCGCGGCCGTCGAGGCCGGGGCGGAGATCTATCATGCCCTCGCCGCGCGGGTGAAGGCCCGCTTCCACACTGCGGGGCTCGGCGACGAGGGCGGCTTCGCGCCGGACATCGCCAGCCCGGAGGACGCGATGGACCTGCTCGTCCAGGCGATCCAGGACGCGGGATATACGCCGGGTGTAGACGAGGTGGCTATCGCGATCGACCCGGCCGCCAACGGGTTCTACGAACGGGAGGGCCAGTACAAGATCGCCGGCCGGCTGATCGGCCGCGACCAGCTCGTCGACTACTACGTCAAGCTGCTCGACCAGTACCCCCTGCGCAGTATCGAGGACGGATTCGCGGAGGACGACCACGCGGGCTGGAAGCTCCTGTTCGACGCGGTCGGTGACCGCACCCAATTGGTCGGCGACGACCTCTACGTCACCGACATGCGCCGCATCGCCGACGGAGCCCGCAACCACTACTCCAACGCCGCCCTGATCAAGCCGAACCAGATCGGAACCGTGTCGGCGACCCTCGACGCGATCGAGACCGCCCGCCGGCTCGGGATGGCGTCGATGGTCTCCCACCGCTCCGGTGAGACCACCGACACGTTCATCGCCGACCTTGTCGTCGGAACCGGCGTCGGGCAGATCAAGACCGGGGCGCCCGCCCGCGGAGAGCGGGTGGCGAAGTACAACCGGCTCCTGGAGATCGCCGACGAGAACCCCGGCCTGCCATATGGCCTCGCTCTCGCAAGTGCAGAGGAGCTCGCCGCGATCGAACACTGA
- a CDS encoding ATP-binding cassette domain-containing protein yields MLSDIAFEFRPGLNIVLGRNGAGKTTLLEALALLKEPVLERVAFGQDSSRAMDRKSLLARIGFIAQSADAFPSFTATESVEYAAWLKGVPSRELTVRAAEALDRVGMTEHARTKYRKLSGGMKQRVNIAASLVHDPALWILDEPTVGLDPEQRTYFRGVIAEQVATSTVILSTHLIDDVEDMMANVLVIGGGGVIFSGSAAQLVAWDDGSSPGTTALERGYARLSKTKLDAA; encoded by the coding sequence GTGCTGTCTGACATCGCCTTTGAGTTCCGGCCAGGACTGAACATCGTTCTAGGACGTAACGGCGCTGGAAAGACGACACTATTGGAAGCCCTCGCGCTCCTGAAGGAGCCCGTGCTCGAGAGAGTAGCTTTCGGCCAAGATTCCTCCCGTGCCATGGATCGCAAGTCTCTTCTGGCGCGCATCGGATTCATCGCCCAGTCGGCCGACGCCTTCCCGTCGTTTACCGCAACCGAATCTGTCGAGTACGCGGCGTGGTTAAAGGGAGTCCCGAGCCGGGAGCTGACAGTGCGAGCAGCAGAAGCGCTTGATCGCGTGGGGATGACCGAGCATGCACGGACGAAATACCGAAAGCTTTCTGGGGGCATGAAACAGCGCGTCAACATCGCCGCGTCTTTGGTTCACGATCCAGCGCTGTGGATTCTTGATGAGCCGACTGTGGGACTCGATCCTGAGCAGCGCACTTACTTCCGAGGGGTGATTGCCGAGCAGGTGGCGACGTCCACCGTCATTCTGAGCACGCATCTGATCGATGATGTGGAGGACATGATGGCAAACGTGCTGGTGATCGGTGGTGGAGGCGTGATCTTTTCAGGGTCGGCCGCCCAGCTCGTCGCATGGGACGACGGCTCAAGCCCCGGCACAACGGCGTTGGAGCGCGGCTACGCCAGGTTGTCGAAGACGAAGCTTGATGCTGCGTGA
- a CDS encoding tyrosine-type recombinase/integrase: MSRAMVSTTGVWSRREAPDDGDTGSEEPSKKSWGNADVVEPLAPQPRLPQPLGDLSATPIEALVAAACSVLPRSAIQLDKRSRSIRRFAEHLSAFPGDTWQQRWDASGWESSTTGLMSLNPAPAASWTMTSGFSWLVALRVLVPSLRVLRTTAVSDFFKIFIASQHGDDDLAALTAAVEAAPVSAKSRHQTLTDLSYMLAVQAIPASDITPGGLMHFGLALREVSTARDKNTRKLAGALVWQVLFDADKFPAGTPVTMRIATVGGRKSVAEMVDSYSVSNAGVRQLLIDYIAHRGALGMDYSTLSHLVRALTRNFWCVIERVNPDQTSLELDEATYEAWRAEIDTVQTTEGRRPRQSIWDLLVTVRALYLDIQSWAIEDPARWGPWVARCPIPPIASRGYSAGRRRQAERIADRTRTRQPLLELLVDHVVVVRDQMTALLAAARASAETEFEVNGVRYLRFTSPPNAATFPHAGPRARRGAALEPSPESGLLRIQRADGGPSIEIQSEETRAFWTWAIIEVLRLTGIRHEELLELSHLSIRQYRRSNGEVVALLVVTPSKTDRERVIPMSPELLHVVAQVIRRQTDKFGAIPLVRRWDPHERQHTEPMPFLFQRSSGQTTGVMSPTTVARMIRRACQEVAGRYPQFAGLTFTPHDFRRLFATDLVNNGLPIHIGAALLGHASLQTTRGYVAVFDEDVVRHYQLHLTRRRRLRPQDEYRDTTVSEWQEFEEHFDKRKVELGSCGRPYGTPCAHEHACVRCPMLHVEPQMIARLDYLESDLLGRRERAEAEGWRGEIEGIDVTLDHLRTKRERTIRLRPEGAVDLPMPTFRAFVR; the protein is encoded by the coding sequence ATGAGTAGAGCGATGGTGTCGACGACCGGTGTCTGGAGCCGGAGAGAGGCACCGGACGACGGCGACACCGGCTCCGAGGAGCCGTCGAAGAAGTCCTGGGGCAATGCCGACGTCGTTGAGCCGCTCGCACCGCAGCCTCGCCTGCCGCAGCCGCTGGGAGACTTGAGCGCGACGCCGATCGAAGCGTTGGTCGCAGCTGCCTGCTCGGTGCTTCCGCGGTCGGCTATCCAGCTTGATAAGCGCTCACGCTCGATCCGGCGTTTCGCCGAGCATCTGAGCGCCTTCCCGGGTGACACCTGGCAGCAGCGGTGGGACGCGAGCGGTTGGGAGTCCTCGACCACCGGGCTGATGTCGCTCAACCCGGCGCCGGCTGCAAGCTGGACGATGACCAGCGGCTTCTCTTGGCTAGTTGCTCTCCGTGTCCTGGTCCCGTCGCTGCGCGTGCTGCGGACGACCGCGGTCTCGGATTTCTTCAAGATCTTCATCGCGAGCCAACACGGAGACGACGACCTGGCTGCCCTTACGGCTGCGGTCGAAGCTGCTCCGGTGAGTGCGAAGTCGCGCCATCAGACCCTCACCGACCTGTCCTACATGCTCGCCGTCCAGGCCATCCCTGCCTCCGACATCACACCGGGCGGTTTGATGCACTTCGGTCTGGCGTTGCGCGAGGTCAGCACCGCTCGGGACAAGAACACCCGCAAGCTGGCGGGAGCCCTGGTCTGGCAGGTGCTGTTCGACGCCGACAAGTTCCCGGCGGGAACTCCCGTGACGATGCGAATCGCCACGGTGGGCGGGCGGAAGAGCGTGGCAGAAATGGTCGACTCATACAGCGTCTCCAACGCCGGGGTGCGCCAGCTCCTGATCGACTACATCGCTCACCGCGGCGCACTGGGAATGGACTACTCCACCCTCAGCCACCTGGTCCGGGCATTGACCCGCAACTTCTGGTGCGTGATCGAGCGGGTGAACCCCGACCAGACGAGCCTGGAGCTCGACGAGGCAACATACGAAGCCTGGCGCGCCGAGATCGACACCGTACAGACCACGGAGGGCCGACGTCCTCGCCAGAGCATCTGGGATCTCCTGGTCACTGTCCGCGCGCTCTACCTCGACATCCAGAGTTGGGCGATCGAGGACCCGGCACGCTGGGGACCGTGGGTCGCCCGGTGCCCGATCCCGCCGATCGCCAGCCGCGGCTACAGCGCCGGCAGACGTCGACAAGCTGAGCGGATCGCCGACCGGACCCGCACGCGCCAGCCGCTGCTGGAGTTGCTGGTCGACCACGTCGTGGTGGTGCGTGACCAGATGACCGCGTTGCTCGCGGCGGCCCGGGCATCCGCGGAAACCGAATTCGAGGTGAACGGCGTCCGCTATCTGCGATTCACGTCACCGCCAAACGCAGCCACGTTCCCTCACGCCGGTCCGCGCGCACGTCGCGGTGCCGCCCTCGAGCCCTCACCCGAGAGCGGCTTGCTCCGGATTCAGCGGGCCGATGGCGGCCCGAGCATCGAGATCCAGAGCGAGGAAACCCGGGCCTTCTGGACTTGGGCGATCATCGAGGTGCTACGCCTGACCGGCATCCGCCACGAGGAGCTGTTGGAGCTGTCCCACCTTTCGATCCGGCAATATCGGCGCTCGAATGGCGAGGTGGTCGCACTGCTCGTTGTGACACCGTCGAAGACGGACCGGGAGCGTGTCATCCCGATGTCGCCCGAACTTCTCCACGTGGTCGCCCAGGTCATCCGACGACAGACGGACAAGTTCGGGGCGATCCCGCTGGTGCGCCGCTGGGACCCCCACGAGCGGCAGCACACCGAACCGATGCCGTTCCTCTTCCAGCGCAGCAGCGGCCAGACCACCGGTGTGATGAGTCCGACGACCGTCGCCAGAATGATCCGCCGCGCCTGCCAAGAAGTGGCGGGCCGCTACCCGCAGTTTGCAGGACTGACCTTCACCCCGCACGACTTCCGGCGCCTGTTCGCGACGGACCTCGTGAACAACGGACTACCCATTCACATCGGAGCGGCTCTCCTCGGTCACGCGAGTCTCCAGACAACGCGCGGCTACGTCGCCGTGTTCGACGAAGACGTCGTCCGCCACTACCAGCTCCACCTGACCCGACGTCGGCGACTTCGGCCTCAGGACGAATACCGCGACACAACCGTTTCCGAATGGCAAGAGTTCGAGGAGCACTTCGACAAGCGCAAAGTCGAGCTCGGCTCGTGCGGTCGCCCGTACGGAACGCCATGCGCGCACGAACACGCCTGCGTACGCTGCCCAATGCTTCACGTCGAGCCGCAAATGATCGCCCGACTCGATTACCTCGAATCCGACCTTCTGGGACGTCGAGAACGCGCAGAAGCTGAGGGTTGGCGCGGGGAGATCGAGGGGATCGACGTGACGCTAGACCATCTGCGCACCAAACGCGAGCGGACAATCCGGCTCCGGCCAGAAGGAGCTGTCGACCTACCGATGCCGACCTTCCGGGCGTTCGTACGCTGA
- a CDS encoding tyrosine-type recombinase/integrase → MTEPDTSEDPVRRGLRTGEVPLARVGKVRTGPGPTEPYLLLDGKGRVVEPVSAWVRYMVVGDHSPRTIRSYCYAALTWFRVLWQLEVGWDLATEAETAALVGWLRVAPNPQRRLKAGAPGVNLKTGKPNLGVGYGAATINLTLAAVHGFYEFHAHWARGPVVNPVPESPARRRALAQRSPLEPRQAYRRGAYRQRALSRAPRSIPDAMWEEFFAQMPSDRDRALLACFVSSGARAEEMLGAQIEDVDWAGQRMSVVSKGSRERRLVPLSPEALMWLGRYLRGFDDASSGPLWRTVRGEPSPLTYGAARRVLQRANGRLGTNWTLHDLRHTAAMRMVNSGVLTLPEVQVVLGHADLRTTSIYTTPRIEEVIDKVHEHYSRPTPPPPRFATGYAAEDIAIVFGDAHE, encoded by the coding sequence GTGACCGAACCGGACACCTCGGAGGACCCCGTGCGCCGCGGGCTACGTACCGGCGAGGTCCCGCTGGCGCGGGTGGGCAAAGTGCGTACCGGGCCGGGCCCGACGGAGCCGTACCTGCTGCTCGACGGGAAAGGCCGGGTCGTGGAGCCTGTCAGCGCATGGGTGCGATACATGGTCGTCGGCGACCACAGTCCTCGCACGATCCGGTCGTATTGCTACGCCGCGCTCACTTGGTTCAGGGTGCTCTGGCAGCTCGAGGTCGGCTGGGATCTGGCGACTGAGGCGGAGACAGCCGCTTTGGTGGGCTGGCTCCGCGTCGCACCGAACCCGCAGCGTCGCCTCAAGGCCGGCGCCCCGGGCGTCAACCTCAAGACAGGCAAACCGAACCTCGGCGTAGGCTACGGTGCGGCGACCATCAATCTCACACTGGCCGCGGTGCACGGGTTCTACGAGTTCCACGCCCATTGGGCCAGAGGGCCGGTGGTCAACCCGGTCCCGGAGTCGCCTGCACGTCGTCGCGCGCTCGCTCAGCGCAGCCCGCTTGAACCTCGGCAAGCGTACCGGCGCGGGGCCTACAGGCAGCGCGCACTGTCGCGTGCGCCGCGGTCGATCCCGGATGCGATGTGGGAGGAGTTCTTCGCGCAGATGCCGAGCGATCGTGATCGGGCGTTGCTCGCTTGCTTCGTCAGCTCTGGAGCGCGCGCCGAGGAGATGCTGGGAGCTCAGATCGAGGACGTGGACTGGGCTGGCCAGCGGATGTCGGTTGTCTCGAAGGGCTCGCGGGAGCGGCGTCTCGTCCCGTTGTCACCGGAAGCATTGATGTGGCTTGGCCGGTACCTTCGGGGCTTCGATGATGCCTCCAGCGGGCCGCTCTGGAGGACCGTTCGGGGAGAGCCGAGCCCACTGACCTACGGCGCCGCCCGCCGTGTGTTGCAGCGAGCGAACGGCAGGCTTGGTACGAACTGGACGTTGCACGATCTGCGACACACGGCGGCGATGCGGATGGTCAACAGCGGCGTGCTTACCCTGCCAGAGGTGCAGGTCGTGCTCGGCCACGCTGACCTGCGGACCACGAGCATCTACACCACGCCGCGCATCGAGGAGGTCATCGACAAGGTGCACGAACATTACTCGCGCCCGACGCCGCCGCCGCCACGGTTCGCGACCGGTTACGCCGCCGAGGACATCGCGATCGTCTTCGGAGACGCCCATGAGTAG
- a CDS encoding ParB/RepB/Spo0J family partition protein produces MNDTTTVTGSIEHLDPHTLTIETNVRPSAPITPAFIQSIKENGVLTPVLGHRNDDRTVTVRAGQRRVFAAREAGLTTIPVYLVDADEVAAERIVQQMVENDQREALTDGDRAAAFQQLAFEGLSVTAIARRTGTKPKEVKTALEVVENQVAASAIQEHQLTLDQAAVLIEFDGDDEIRADLIKVATTDPAQFAHAAQRARDEKARAKTKTDAEADLVGRGYLILDSDPG; encoded by the coding sequence ATGAACGACACCACCACCGTTACGGGCAGCATCGAACACCTCGACCCACACACCCTGACCATCGAAACCAACGTCCGACCCTCCGCCCCCATCACCCCCGCATTCATCCAGTCCATCAAAGAGAACGGCGTCCTCACCCCCGTCCTCGGACACCGCAACGACGACCGCACCGTCACCGTTCGGGCAGGGCAGCGTCGCGTCTTCGCCGCCCGCGAAGCAGGACTCACCACGATCCCTGTCTACCTGGTGGATGCGGACGAGGTGGCGGCGGAGCGGATCGTGCAGCAGATGGTCGAGAACGACCAGCGCGAAGCCCTCACCGATGGCGACCGGGCCGCCGCGTTCCAGCAACTCGCTTTCGAAGGACTCAGCGTGACCGCGATCGCGCGACGCACCGGGACGAAGCCGAAGGAGGTCAAGACCGCGTTGGAGGTAGTCGAGAACCAGGTGGCGGCGTCCGCGATCCAGGAGCACCAGCTCACCCTCGATCAGGCGGCGGTGCTGATCGAGTTCGACGGTGACGACGAGATCCGCGCCGACCTGATCAAGGTCGCGACCACGGATCCGGCGCAGTTCGCGCACGCGGCCCAGCGGGCACGGGACGAGAAGGCCCGCGCCAAGACTAAGACGGACGCGGAAGCCGACCTGGTGGGACGCGGCTATCTGATCCTCGACAGTGATCCCGGTTAG
- a CDS encoding TlpA family protein disulfide reductase, translated as MPNNKPALFYFFTASCSSCVTGAKSVGAGVAKAGSGVQAVAVDLDPGEPVNIINGFMQDVGNPPLSVVRDDGTLLKRFNVDALGLTMVLDRAGRVVYRGVDPSAAQTAQAIAAAGS; from the coding sequence GTGCCGAACAACAAGCCGGCTCTGTTTTACTTCTTCACCGCCTCGTGTTCGAGTTGCGTGACGGGCGCGAAGTCCGTCGGGGCGGGTGTGGCGAAGGCTGGCTCGGGGGTGCAGGCCGTCGCGGTCGATCTGGACCCCGGCGAGCCGGTGAACATAATCAACGGGTTCATGCAGGACGTCGGGAATCCGCCGTTGTCGGTGGTACGCGACGACGGGACCCTGCTGAAGCGGTTTAACGTGGACGCGCTCGGGTTGACGATGGTGCTGGATAGAGCCGGGCGGGTGGTCTACCGCGGGGTGGACCCCTCAGCGGCCCAGACGGCCCAGGCCATCGCGGCCGCGGGCTCATAG